One genomic region from Chitinophagales bacterium encodes:
- the ligA gene encoding NAD-dependent DNA ligase LigA produces the protein MYSEKAQKELLQLTEKWKSEAETVNNPEKAINELSAILRYHDWRYYVLADPKISDFEYDQLFKKLQKLEAEHPELLSNDSPTQRVAQGLTDSFETVAHSVPMLSLDNSYNEEDLLEFDRRVRSLSGKENIQYVAEPKFDGSGIALLYENDKLVRAATRGNGVMGEEITNNARVIKSVPLRAEFSKYGIYKAELRGEVVIAHDVFEKINEKREAEGLSTFQNSRNTAAGGLRMKDPSEVAKRGMEAFVYQVGYAVNKDGNNLLGNQLREHDANIQMLYDLGFKTPGIEKTLGNIKSAIDFCKDWEEKRDAYTYEIDGMVVKVNDLQIQDEIGSTAHHPRWAIAYKFKAKQAKSRLVNVEFQVGRTGAITPVAKIEPVRLAGVTISSISLHNEDFIKEKDIRMSDLLLVERAGDVIPYVVGVVESERKEERELVQFPEQCPSCGSKPVRLEGEAAWRCVNAECPAQTEEKLIHFVSKAAMDIDGLGKDIVKRFIREGLISAIHDIYNLDYDHILALEGWKEKSVENLKNGIENSKQNPTWRLIVALGIRHVGSATAKTLAKQVKSILELQEFEIETLSELQDVGPIVAESIYDFFHNEANIQLIKQLAAAGVSIENTEQDEAKSDVLEGKSFLFTGSLSKFTRDEAKELVEKNGGKTISSVSKKLDYLVVGENAGSKKTKAEQLGTVEIISEADFLNLINADA, from the coding sequence GTGTATTCAGAAAAAGCCCAGAAAGAATTGCTTCAACTTACGGAAAAGTGGAAATCGGAAGCTGAAACAGTCAACAATCCTGAAAAAGCGATAAATGAACTCAGCGCTATTTTACGCTACCACGACTGGCGTTATTATGTTTTGGCAGATCCCAAGATAAGTGATTTCGAGTATGATCAATTGTTCAAGAAACTTCAAAAATTAGAAGCAGAACATCCCGAATTATTGAGCAATGATTCACCTACACAAAGGGTAGCGCAAGGCTTGACCGATAGCTTTGAAACCGTTGCCCATTCCGTACCCATGCTTTCGCTGGACAATTCCTACAATGAAGAAGACCTGCTCGAATTCGATCGCAGGGTGCGCAGTTTGAGCGGAAAAGAAAACATCCAATATGTGGCAGAGCCAAAGTTTGACGGATCGGGCATTGCCCTACTTTATGAAAATGACAAACTGGTAAGGGCCGCAACCCGTGGCAATGGTGTGATGGGTGAGGAAATTACCAATAATGCGCGCGTAATAAAATCCGTGCCGCTGAGGGCAGAATTTTCTAAATACGGGATTTACAAAGCCGAATTGCGTGGGGAAGTAGTCATTGCCCATGATGTTTTTGAAAAAATCAATGAAAAGCGAGAAGCAGAAGGTTTGTCCACTTTTCAGAATTCAAGAAATACCGCTGCCGGAGGACTGCGCATGAAAGACCCCTCGGAAGTGGCCAAAAGGGGCATGGAAGCCTTTGTGTATCAAGTGGGCTATGCAGTAAATAAAGATGGGAACAATCTTTTGGGCAATCAACTCAGGGAACACGATGCAAACATTCAAATGCTCTATGATCTTGGTTTTAAAACACCCGGAATTGAAAAAACCCTGGGCAATATCAAAAGTGCCATAGATTTTTGCAAGGATTGGGAAGAAAAAAGAGACGCTTATACCTATGAAATAGATGGCATGGTGGTGAAAGTCAACGACCTGCAAATACAGGATGAAATAGGCAGTACGGCACATCACCCGCGCTGGGCCATTGCCTATAAATTCAAGGCCAAGCAAGCCAAAAGCCGATTGGTAAATGTAGAATTCCAGGTGGGCAGAACTGGAGCGATTACTCCCGTAGCCAAAATAGAGCCGGTGCGATTAGCAGGCGTTACCATTTCCTCCATTTCCCTGCACAATGAAGATTTTATAAAGGAAAAAGACATTCGCATGAGCGATCTGCTCCTGGTGGAAAGAGCTGGAGATGTGATTCCCTATGTGGTGGGCGTGGTAGAATCCGAAAGAAAAGAAGAAAGGGAATTGGTTCAATTTCCCGAGCAATGCCCTTCTTGCGGCAGCAAACCGGTTCGCCTGGAAGGAGAAGCTGCCTGGCGCTGTGTGAATGCAGAATGTCCGGCTCAGACCGAGGAAAAACTCATCCATTTCGTTTCAAAAGCAGCCATGGACATTGATGGGCTGGGCAAGGATATTGTCAAGCGATTTATTCGCGAGGGACTGATTTCAGCCATTCACGATATTTACAATTTGGATTACGATCATATTTTGGCACTGGAAGGCTGGAAGGAAAAATCAGTTGAAAACCTGAAAAATGGCATAGAAAATTCCAAGCAAAATCCCACCTGGCGATTGATCGTTGCGCTGGGAATCCGGCACGTAGGCTCTGCGACTGCAAAAACGCTGGCCAAGCAGGTCAAGTCGATATTGGAATTGCAAGAATTTGAAATTGAGACTTTATCCGAATTGCAGGATGTTGGACCCATAGTTGCCGAAAGCATTTACGATTTCTTCCACAATGAGGCCAACATCCAATTGATCAAACAATTGGCTGCTGCCGGGGTTTCTATTGAAAATACGGAACAAGACGAAGCCAAATCGGATGTGCTGGAGGGTAAAAGTTTTTTGTTTACCGGATCGCTGAGCAAATTTACGCGTGATGAAGCAAAAGAGCTGGTGGAAAAAAACGGAGGAAAAACCATCAGTTCGGTAAGTAAAAAACTCGATTACTTGGTAGTGGGCGAAAATGCGGGCTCCAAAAAAACCAAGGCCGAACAATTGGGCACGGTGGAAATTATTTCTGAGGCCGATTTCTTAAATTTGATAAATGCAGATGCTTAA
- a CDS encoding 4a-hydroxytetrahydrobiopterin dehydratase, producing MNWKEENSKLKRLFEFDDFSEAFAFMTRVAILAEQHQHHPTWSNTYNKVEIILTTHDEGNKVTEKDRQMAAAIDQLMV from the coding sequence ATGAACTGGAAAGAAGAAAACAGCAAACTGAAAAGACTTTTTGAATTTGACGATTTCTCGGAAGCATTTGCTTTTATGACTCGTGTGGCCATATTAGCTGAGCAACATCAGCATCATCCTACATGGAGCAATACCTACAATAAAGTGGAAATCATATTGACCACACATGATGAAGGAAACAAAGTCACGGAAAAAGATCGGCAAATGGCTGCAGCCATTGATCAGTTGATGGTTTAA
- a CDS encoding M42 family metallopeptidase, whose protein sequence is MTDINTPLLKEICEAAGAPGHEQRIREIVIREIESLVDELRIDNMGNVIVLKKGREDKRVMVAAHMDEIGFMVKHVDENGFLRFFPLGGFDPKTLTAQRVIVHGKKDLIGVMGSKPIHVMTQEERNKPPKIDDFYIDMGMPKEEVDKYIEKGNVVTRERELIEMGDCVNCKSIDNRVSVFILIETLRKLAETPYDVYGVFTVQEEVGIRGAMVATHAIDPHFGFGLDTTIAYDLPGAKPEEMVTKLGDGTAIKLMDTSSIADYRMVKFMKETATKHKLKWQTELLTGGGTDTAGIQRMATNGAIAGAISIPTRHIHQVIEMAHKGDIHQSIELLQHCLEDLDQFDWSFK, encoded by the coding sequence ATGACAGATATAAACACTCCTCTATTGAAAGAAATTTGTGAAGCAGCCGGTGCTCCGGGGCATGAACAAAGAATCAGGGAAATAGTCATCCGTGAAATTGAATCACTGGTAGATGAATTGCGCATAGACAATATGGGCAATGTCATTGTATTGAAAAAGGGCCGTGAAGACAAGCGGGTAATGGTAGCTGCCCACATGGATGAAATTGGCTTTATGGTCAAACATGTGGACGAAAACGGCTTCCTGCGTTTTTTCCCCTTGGGCGGATTTGACCCCAAAACACTCACAGCTCAGCGCGTAATCGTGCATGGCAAAAAAGACCTGATTGGTGTAATGGGCTCCAAACCCATTCACGTAATGACTCAGGAAGAGCGCAACAAACCACCAAAAATTGACGATTTCTATATAGATATGGGTATGCCCAAAGAAGAGGTGGATAAATATATTGAGAAAGGCAATGTGGTTACCCGCGAAAGGGAATTGATTGAAATGGGAGATTGTGTCAATTGCAAATCCATTGACAATCGTGTATCTGTGTTTATACTCATCGAAACCCTAAGGAAACTGGCAGAAACGCCTTATGATGTTTATGGTGTATTTACCGTTCAGGAAGAAGTGGGAATCCGTGGTGCAATGGTAGCCACACACGCAATAGATCCGCATTTTGGTTTTGGGCTGGACACTACCATTGCTTACGATCTGCCCGGTGCCAAACCCGAGGAAATGGTGACAAAGCTCGGTGACGGAACAGCCATTAAACTAATGGACACTTCCTCTATTGCAGATTACCGCATGGTGAAATTCATGAAAGAAACTGCTACTAAGCATAAGTTAAAATGGCAAACTGAACTGCTAACCGGTGGCGGCACCGACACAGCGGGTATTCAGCGCATGGCTACGAATGGTGCTATTGCAGGAGCTATTTCCATCCCAACGCGCCACATTCACCAAGTAATAGAAATGGCACACAAGGGCGATATTCACCAAAGCATAGAATTGCTACAACACTGCCTGGAAGATTTGGATCAGTTTGATTGGAGTTTTAAATAG
- the pyk gene encoding pyruvate kinase, which translates to MISKNHLHRTKIIATCGPATDSYEKMLELVEAGVNVFRFNFSHGDHSGHLKFFNYVKKINENLKYNIGILADLQGPKIRIGEVENGGVHLISGSKIILTCSPQKSNAEKVYVSYDFLARDIRAGERILIDDGKLELLAGEKIDKNSIEAKVLYGGELFSRKGVNLPDSDLSVASITDKDKADLKFAIEQEANWIALSFVRKAKDIRELKSMIPDTNEFKVIAKIEKPEGVANIDDIIVEADAIMIARGDLGIEVPLEKMPLFQKQIIKKCIDKAKPVIVATQILDSMIEMPTPTRAETNDVANDIMDGADALMLSGETSVGKHPVKAIQTLKKITDYIEANAEIYNKNLVPQLTSKSYLSDAICYNASRIAAEIGAQAIVGMTRSGYTAFMVSSFRPNSNIFIFTDNRALLNILSLVWGVKGFYYDRFVSTDETIFDVVEFLKKIKMLKTGDVLVNTASMPMHKQGKTNMLKVTKVE; encoded by the coding sequence ATGATCTCTAAAAACCATCTTCACAGAACAAAAATAATTGCTACCTGCGGTCCGGCTACTGACAGCTATGAAAAAATGCTGGAACTGGTAGAAGCAGGGGTAAATGTTTTTCGATTTAATTTTTCACATGGAGATCACAGCGGGCATTTGAAATTTTTCAATTACGTAAAAAAAATCAATGAGAACCTGAAATACAATATTGGGATTCTGGCTGATCTACAGGGTCCGAAGATCAGAATTGGAGAGGTGGAAAATGGGGGAGTACATTTAATAAGTGGTTCAAAAATCATACTCACATGTAGCCCGCAAAAATCAAATGCAGAGAAAGTTTATGTCAGCTATGATTTCCTGGCAAGAGATATTAGGGCAGGAGAAAGAATTTTGATTGACGATGGAAAGCTGGAATTGCTTGCCGGTGAAAAAATTGATAAAAACAGCATTGAAGCCAAGGTATTGTATGGAGGTGAACTCTTTTCTCGCAAAGGTGTAAATTTACCTGATAGCGACCTGAGTGTTGCATCCATAACCGATAAAGACAAAGCAGATTTAAAATTTGCAATAGAGCAAGAGGCCAATTGGATAGCCCTTTCTTTTGTGAGAAAAGCAAAAGATATTCGTGAGCTCAAATCAATGATACCAGATACAAATGAATTTAAAGTCATTGCTAAAATTGAAAAGCCAGAAGGTGTAGCCAATATTGATGATATAATTGTAGAGGCCGATGCAATTATGATAGCGCGTGGTGATTTGGGAATTGAGGTTCCGTTGGAGAAAATGCCCCTTTTTCAAAAGCAAATTATAAAAAAGTGTATTGACAAAGCAAAACCGGTAATTGTAGCTACACAGATATTGGATTCTATGATTGAAATGCCAACACCAACAAGAGCAGAAACCAATGATGTGGCCAATGATATTATGGACGGTGCAGACGCATTAATGTTGAGTGGGGAAACTTCTGTGGGCAAGCATCCTGTAAAAGCCATTCAAACCCTGAAAAAAATCACAGATTATATTGAAGCCAATGCAGAAATTTACAATAAAAACCTGGTGCCACAGCTCACTTCTAAAAGTTACCTTTCCGATGCAATATGCTATAATGCCAGTAGAATTGCTGCGGAAATTGGTGCCCAGGCTATTGTTGGTATGACGCGTTCCGGATACACTGCTTTTATGGTTTCCAGCTTCCGCCCCAATAGTAATATTTTTATCTTTACGGATAATCGTGCGCTGCTCAATATTTTAAGCCTGGTATGGGGTGTCAAAGGATTTTATTACGACAGGTTTGTAAGCACTGACGAGACAATATTTGATGTCGTAGAATTTCTTAAAAAAATCAAAATGTTGAAAACCGGAGATGTGCTGGTCAATACGGCATCAATGCCCATGCACAAACAAGGCAAAACCAATATGCTTAAAGTAACCAAAGTAGAATAA
- a CDS encoding IPExxxVDY family protein — translation MPQKKHQLSLGLELEVPDFTLFGLVGNLKAIALAWKINQLLDIDFKLKGSIQLDNTKKASRSEHPYFYFYNETSMVSFCMFVNKDGKQSLLPELNTIDYLLKIEDHNEQIDAGEILSKLKEIQSINFALEIDPHKLKNQENLLIE, via the coding sequence ATGCCTCAAAAAAAACACCAACTGTCCTTAGGTTTAGAGTTAGAAGTGCCGGATTTTACGCTTTTTGGGCTGGTTGGTAACCTTAAAGCGATAGCTTTAGCATGGAAAATCAATCAATTGCTCGATATTGACTTTAAGTTAAAAGGAAGTATTCAGCTCGATAATACCAAAAAAGCTTCGAGGTCAGAACACCCTTATTTTTATTTCTATAATGAAACGAGCATGGTGAGTTTCTGCATGTTTGTAAATAAGGACGGAAAACAATCTTTGCTCCCAGAGCTTAATACAATAGATTATCTTTTGAAAATTGAAGACCACAATGAACAAATTGATGCTGGGGAAATTCTTTCAAAGCTGAAAGAAATACAATCCATTAACTTTGCACTTGAAATTGACCCACATAAACTAAAAAACCAGGAAAACCTTTTAATTGAATGA
- a CDS encoding acyl carrier protein: protein MSDIASRVQKIIVDKLGVDENEVTPEASFTNDLGADSLDTVELIMEFEKEFNLSIPDEQAETITTVGQAVAYLEENVK from the coding sequence ATGTCAGATATAGCATCAAGAGTTCAAAAGATCATCGTTGATAAATTAGGCGTTGATGAGAACGAAGTTACTCCCGAAGCAAGTTTCACTAATGATTTAGGCGCTGATTCACTTGACACCGTTGAGTTGATCATGGAATTTGAAAAGGAGTTTAATCTTTCTATTCCTGATGAGCAGGCTGAGACCATTACAACTGTAGGACAGGCTGTAGCTTATTTGGAAGAAAATGTAAAATAA
- the fabF gene encoding beta-ketoacyl-ACP synthase II, producing MPLKRVVVTGLGAITPVGNTVPDFWKALCSGKSGAAPISLFDASKFKTHFACEVKGFDPLDYLDRKEARKMDRFTQFAMVTAAEAVKDAELAEDDSVDKNRIGVIWGSGIGGITTFDSELINYVQQDFTPRFNPFFIPKMIVDIAPGHISIQYGFKGMNYATVSACASSANAIIDAYNYIRLGKVDAVVTGGSEAAVTHSGIGGFNAMKALSTRNDDPKTASRPFDKDREGFVLGEGSAAIVLEEYESAKRRGAKIYAELIGAGLTADAHHITAPHPEGEGAARVMRDALDDAQINAGEVDYINVHGTSTPLGDLSETKAIKAVFGEHAYKLNISSTKSMTGHLLGAAGAVEALASVLSIKNKTVPPTINHFTDDPEIDTKLNLTFNKAQERKVKVALSNTFGFGGHNASVIFKALEG from the coding sequence ATGCCTTTAAAAAGAGTTGTTGTCACCGGTTTGGGTGCAATTACTCCTGTGGGTAATACTGTACCGGATTTCTGGAAAGCACTGTGCTCTGGAAAGAGTGGGGCTGCCCCAATCAGTCTGTTTGATGCTTCAAAATTCAAAACACATTTTGCCTGCGAAGTAAAAGGATTCGATCCGCTAGACTATCTCGATCGCAAGGAAGCCAGAAAAATGGATCGCTTTACGCAATTCGCAATGGTTACCGCAGCAGAAGCAGTAAAAGATGCTGAACTGGCAGAGGATGATTCTGTTGACAAAAACAGGATTGGCGTAATTTGGGGCTCGGGAATCGGAGGCATTACTACTTTCGACAGCGAGTTGATCAATTATGTTCAGCAAGATTTTACCCCGCGCTTCAACCCTTTCTTTATTCCTAAAATGATCGTGGACATTGCGCCCGGTCATATTTCCATTCAATATGGATTTAAAGGCATGAATTACGCCACCGTATCCGCCTGTGCATCATCGGCCAATGCCATTATTGATGCATACAATTATATTCGGCTTGGAAAAGTAGATGCAGTGGTTACCGGTGGTTCAGAGGCAGCAGTAACGCATTCCGGAATTGGTGGCTTTAATGCCATGAAAGCACTCTCAACCAGAAATGACGATCCTAAAACAGCCTCCCGCCCATTTGATAAAGACCGCGAAGGTTTTGTGCTGGGAGAAGGCTCAGCAGCAATTGTTTTGGAAGAATATGAATCTGCAAAGCGCAGAGGGGCAAAAATTTATGCTGAACTCATAGGTGCCGGACTTACAGCAGATGCACATCACATTACAGCTCCACATCCAGAAGGAGAAGGTGCTGCAAGAGTAATGCGCGATGCGCTTGATGACGCGCAGATAAATGCCGGTGAAGTAGATTATATCAATGTACATGGTACTTCTACTCCTTTAGGAGATTTGAGCGAGACAAAGGCCATAAAGGCAGTTTTTGGCGAACATGCCTATAAACTCAATATCAGTTCTACAAAATCCATGACAGGACATTTACTGGGGGCTGCCGGAGCAGTAGAAGCATTGGCAAGTGTGCTTTCCATCAAAAACAAAACGGTTCCACCCACCATCAATCACTTTACGGATGATCCGGAAATTGACACTAAACTGAACCTCACCTTTAACAAAGCCCAGGAACGCAAAGTAAAAGTAGCATTGAGCAATACTTTTGGCTTTGGCGGGCATAATGCTTCGGTGATTTTTAAGGCACTTGAAGGGTAG
- a CDS encoding YnfA family protein — protein MILLKSIPLFILAGFCEIGGGYLIWLWLREDKPIWYGLLGGFILALYGVVASFQPQDFGRVYATYGGVFIVMSLLWSMKFDGFNPDKYDIVGALIALFGVCIIYYAPRG, from the coding sequence ATGATTTTACTGAAATCCATTCCACTTTTCATTCTTGCCGGTTTTTGTGAAATTGGTGGTGGTTATCTTATCTGGCTTTGGCTCAGAGAAGATAAACCAATATGGTACGGTCTATTAGGTGGTTTTATTTTAGCATTGTACGGAGTTGTTGCAAGTTTTCAACCGCAAGATTTTGGCAGAGTGTATGCCACTTATGGAGGCGTGTTTATTGTTATGTCGCTTTTATGGTCAATGAAGTTCGATGGTTTTAATCCTGATAAGTACGATATTGTAGGCGCATTGATAGCACTATTCGGGGTTTGTATAATCTATTACGCACCAAGAGGTTAA
- a CDS encoding sulfite exporter TauE/SafE family protein — MPESIVSLFNELNYWLIVLLFLAGILAFVLSTISGGGGALVLIPILNRAIGVENTAPVLNLGTFIGRPARLFIFWNDINWRVCMYYAPSAIIGAYIGAFVFSSFKLEFLQIFIGIFLISTIFQYRFGKKSRTFTMHLWYFIPLGLIVSILGTITGALGPILNPFYLNLGLDKEKLIATKTANSFLMGIAQIGSYSFFGLLSESNWIYGISLGLGATAGNIIGKKFLSNISSITFRRLLIAFMVISGTILIYNQIFK, encoded by the coding sequence ATGCCTGAGTCTATTGTAAGCCTATTTAATGAATTAAACTATTGGCTGATTGTCCTATTATTTCTGGCAGGAATACTTGCCTTTGTGTTATCTACAATTTCAGGTGGAGGTGGGGCATTGGTGCTGATCCCAATACTCAATCGCGCAATAGGTGTAGAAAACACTGCCCCGGTGCTCAACCTGGGAACATTTATTGGCCGACCGGCAAGGCTCTTTATTTTTTGGAATGACATCAACTGGAGAGTTTGTATGTACTATGCACCATCGGCCATTATTGGCGCCTATATCGGTGCCTTTGTATTCAGCAGTTTTAAACTGGAATTCCTTCAGATTTTCATTGGAATATTTCTGATCAGCACCATATTCCAATATCGCTTTGGCAAAAAGTCCAGGACTTTCACTATGCACTTGTGGTACTTTATTCCACTGGGGTTGATTGTCTCCATTTTAGGAACAATTACAGGAGCTTTGGGGCCAATTCTCAATCCCTTTTATTTAAACCTGGGTTTAGATAAAGAAAAATTAATTGCTACAAAAACCGCCAATTCTTTCCTGATGGGAATAGCGCAAATCGGCAGTTATTCTTTTTTTGGATTGCTGAGTGAAAGCAATTGGATCTATGGTATTTCCCTGGGGCTTGGAGCTACTGCCGGAAATATCATCGGCAAAAAATTTCTTTCCAATATTTCAAGCATTACTTTTAGAAGACTACTTATTGCTTTTATGGTAATCAGTGGCACGATACTTATTTACAATCAAATTTTTAAATAA
- a CDS encoding DoxX family protein, whose protein sequence is MNFLHKILQTKNEAATTIIRLMVGAVFLSEGIQKFLFPALRGAGRFEKIGLPNPEFLGSFVGTFEIACGSLLLIGLFTRLSSIPTLVIMLVAIATTKSQVLADEGFWSMLHGSRTDWSMLLGSIFLIIKGGGKWSLDRVLSAFSN, encoded by the coding sequence ATGAATTTTCTACATAAAATATTACAAACCAAAAACGAAGCAGCAACTACTATCATCAGGCTAATGGTAGGAGCGGTTTTTTTATCCGAAGGCATTCAGAAATTTCTTTTTCCAGCCCTTCGCGGTGCAGGCAGGTTCGAAAAAATCGGATTGCCAAACCCTGAATTTCTCGGCAGTTTTGTTGGCACATTTGAAATAGCTTGTGGAAGTCTGCTTTTGATTGGGCTCTTTACAAGACTATCAAGTATACCAACTCTTGTAATTATGCTGGTAGCTATAGCCACTACAAAATCACAGGTGCTGGCAGATGAAGGTTTTTGGAGTATGCTGCACGGCAGCAGAACAGACTGGTCCATGTTATTGGGCAGCATTTTCTTAATTATTAAAGGTGGCGGAAAATGGTCATTGGACAGGGTTTTGAGTGCATTTAGTAATTAA
- a CDS encoding efflux RND transporter periplasmic adaptor subunit, producing MNRKKIIYGGILLVIVLLVVAYVGKQYGWIGQAAAEQVTFGEVTKTTIVETVTASGKVYPEKEVKISPDVSGEIILLNYEEGDSVQEGDLLLQINPDIYQAAVNRTEAALNQSKANMANSKARLAQAEAALENSKAEYERNKKLFEEKVISESEFQKAELSWRNAQGEMTAAEQSLEAARYNIKSAEATLKEARDNLTRTSIFAPMDGIISMLAVEKGERVVGTTQMAGTEMLRIADFSNLEVRVDVTENDILRVTKGDTARIDLDAYIDRKFKGVVSHIASSAKTDQAMSNEQVTNFEVKVKLLKNSYSDLMQPGKPFPFKPGMSATVNIETNKIADAMAVPIQSVTIQEEEDGRISEIVYVVENGKSKVVEVKTGIQDNRNIHIKSGLETGMKIITGPYQTLTRKLKGGEAVEEMEQKGKE from the coding sequence ATGAATAGAAAAAAAATAATTTACGGAGGAATATTGCTGGTAATAGTTTTACTTGTGGTAGCCTATGTTGGCAAGCAATATGGCTGGATTGGCCAGGCTGCTGCCGAACAGGTTACATTTGGAGAAGTGACTAAAACCACTATTGTAGAAACAGTGACCGCAAGCGGAAAAGTATATCCTGAAAAGGAAGTGAAAATCAGCCCGGATGTTTCAGGTGAGATCATTTTGCTGAATTATGAAGAAGGTGATTCGGTTCAAGAAGGCGATTTGCTTTTGCAGATCAATCCTGATATATACCAGGCGGCTGTCAACAGAACAGAAGCGGCATTGAACCAGAGCAAAGCCAATATGGCCAATAGCAAAGCTCGGCTGGCACAGGCCGAGGCAGCACTTGAAAACAGCAAGGCAGAATATGAAAGGAATAAAAAACTCTTTGAGGAAAAGGTGATTTCTGAATCTGAATTTCAAAAAGCAGAACTCTCCTGGAGAAATGCACAGGGCGAAATGACTGCTGCCGAGCAAAGCCTGGAAGCTGCCCGCTACAATATCAAAAGTGCTGAAGCTACTTTAAAAGAAGCCCGAGACAACCTTACCCGTACCAGTATTTTTGCACCTATGGATGGGATTATATCCATGCTTGCAGTTGAAAAGGGTGAACGTGTAGTAGGGACCACTCAAATGGCAGGAACGGAGATGTTGCGCATAGCGGATTTTTCAAATCTTGAAGTGCGCGTGGATGTCACAGAAAACGATATTTTACGGGTAACGAAAGGGGATACTGCACGCATTGACTTGGATGCATATATTGATAGGAAATTTAAAGGAGTAGTCAGCCACATTGCTAGTTCTGCCAAAACAGACCAGGCAATGAGCAATGAGCAGGTGACCAATTTCGAGGTAAAAGTAAAATTGCTGAAAAACTCCTATTCTGATTTGATGCAGCCGGGAAAGCCCTTTCCCTTTAAACCGGGCATGTCGGCAACAGTGAATATTGAAACCAATAAAATAGCAGATGCTATGGCTGTCCCTATTCAATCCGTCACCATTCAGGAGGAAGAAGACGGAAGAATCAGTGAGATTGTGTATGTAGTGGAAAACGGAAAAAGCAAGGTTGTAGAAGTTAAAACCGGCATTCAGGACAACCGCAATATTCATATAAAATCAGGACTGGAAACCGGCATGAAAATCATTACCGGCCCTTACCAAACCCTTACCCGAAAACTCAAAGGCGGAGAAGCAGTAGAGGAAATGGAGCAAAAAGGCAAAGAGTAA